A window of Vigna unguiculata cultivar IT97K-499-35 chromosome 4, ASM411807v1, whole genome shotgun sequence contains these coding sequences:
- the LOC114181599 gene encoding squamosa promoter-binding-like protein 8 → MLDYEWGNPSSIMLTGNEETAAGASDQTHRQIFDHYASHSLIPDHFLHAPTHSAVTTAAAATVEFTNHHHHFNPQSHHHQVNNHHHHHPFFDPRAFHGTSSASYPPPPSMLSLDPLPHVNAANCGPGPGPGPGGLLLVPKSEDVGRPMDFVGSRIGLNLGGRTYFSSSEDDFVSRLYRRSRPAESGSAASSNSPRCQAEGCNADLSQAKHYHRRHKVCEFHSKAATVIAAGLTQRFCQQCSRLWWWRLSLPSPSEN, encoded by the coding sequence ATGTTGGACTACGAATGGGGAAACCCGTCTTCAATAATGCTAACCGGAAACGAGGAGACCGCCGCCGGGGCTTCCGACCAGACGCACCGTCAAATCTTCGACCACTACGCGTCGCACTCGCTCATCCCCGACCACTTTCTGCACGCGCCAACTCACTCCGCCGTCACCACCGCCGCGGCCGCCACCGTCGAGTTCaccaaccaccaccaccacttcaACCCGCAGTCGCACCACCACCAAGtcaacaaccaccaccaccaccacccgtTCTTCGACCCACGCGCCTTCCACGGCACGTCCTCCGCCTCCTACCCCCCACCCCCTTCCATGCTCTCGCTTGACCCGCTGCCCCACGTCAACGCCGCCAACTGCGGCCCTGGGCCCGGCCCCGGCCCGGGCGGACTCCTCCTCGTTCCCAAGTCCGAGGACGTGGGCCGGCCCATGGACTTTGTCGGCTCACGAATTGGCCTGAATCTCGGTGGCCGGACGTATTTCTCCTCCTCCGAGGACGATTTCGTGAGCCGTCTCTACCGTCGGTCCCGGCCGGCGGAATCCGGTTCGGCGGCTTCCTCCAACTCCCCGCGCTGCCAGGCCGAGGGATGCAATGCTGATCTGTCTCAGGCCAAGCACTACCACCGCCGCCACAAGGTGTGCGAGTTCCACTCCAAAGCCGCCACCGTCATCGCCGCCGGGTTGACTCAGCGATTCTGCCAGCAATGCAGCAGGTTGTGGTGGTGGCGCTTGTCTCTTCCCTCACCGTCGGAAAATTAA